GGTCCAGCCCCTTGCCCTGCGGCACACCTTCAATCACATCGAGCAGCACCACATCGGCAAGCTCCTTGGCCGCAATCCAATGCGCCGTCGTCGCGCCAACATTTCCCGAACCAACAATCGTTACCTTCTTCCTGCCCATCTCATCTCCTCATCTACACAAAATTGTCATCCTTCCGCGTAGCGGGAGGACCTGCTTGCTTGCCCTACCCCATGTTCTCAATCATGCGTGTAGCAAACTCACTCGTCTTCACCTTCGTCGCGCCCTGCATTCCACGCTCGAAGTCATACGTCACATACTTCTGCGCAATCGTCTTCTCCATCGACGACTCAATCAGCCGCGCCGCCTCAGTCCAGCCGAGGAAGTCGAACAGCATCACGCCCGACAGCATCACCGAACCCGGATTGATCACATCTTTATCCGCATACTTCGGGGCCGTGCCGTGCGTCGCCTCGAACACCGCATAGCCATCGCCAATGTTCGCGCCCGGAGCAATCCCCAGCCCGCCCACCTGCGCCGCCGCAGCGTCCGAAATATAGTCGCCATTCAAATTCGTCGTCGCCAGCACGCTGTAGTCATCGGGCCGCAGAATAATCTGCTGGAAGATCGAGTCAGCAATCCGGTCATTCACCAGAATCTTCTGCTTCCACTTGCCGCCACCGTGCGAAGCGCCAATCGCGGCGATCACGCTCTTCACCTCGGCAACAATGCCGTCCCCAAACTCCTTCGGCGCAAACTCAATCCCCGGCTCAATCAGCGCAGCATTCTCCTCCGCGGTCAGCTTCGGGTTCGCCTCCAGATTCCCCAGAATCCAGCTCTCGCGCTCCGTCACCGTCTGGTCGCGAAACTCCTGCGTAGCAACCTCATATCCCCACTCGCGGAACGCGCCCTCGGTGAACTTCTGAATGTTGCCCTTGTGGACCAGCGTCACCGTCTTGCGGCCATTGTCCAGCGCATACTTGATCGCAGCCCGCACCAGCCGCTTCGACCCGGTAATCGAGATCGGCTTCACGCCCACACCCGAATCCAGACGCACCTTCTTCTTGCCGCCCTTCAGCATCTCGTCATTCACAAACGAGATGAACTTCGCTGCCTCAGGCGTCCCCTCACGAAACTCGATACCGGCATAAATGTCCTCCGTGTTCTCGCGGAAGATCACCACATCCAGCTTCTCCGGATGCTTCACCGGGCTGG
This is a stretch of genomic DNA from Edaphobacter acidisoli. It encodes these proteins:
- a CDS encoding NADP-dependent isocitrate dehydrogenase, which produces MQTSYNGIAVPADGAAIQYVNGKYTVPDNPIIPFIEGDGTGRDIWKASQRVFDAAVEKAYGGKRKVKWFEVLAGEKAYRQTQNWLPDDTVKATVDFRVSIKGPLTTPVGGGIRSLNVALRQLMDLYQCVRPVKYYQGVPSPVKHPEKLDVVIFRENTEDIYAGIEFREGTPEAAKFISFVNDEMLKGGKKKVRLDSGVGVKPISITGSKRLVRAAIKYALDNGRKTVTLVHKGNIQKFTEGAFREWGYEVATQEFRDQTVTERESWILGNLEANPKLTAEENAALIEPGIEFAPKEFGDGIVAEVKSVIAAIGASHGGGKWKQKILVNDRIADSIFQQIILRPDDYSVLATTNLNGDYISDAAAAQVGGLGIAPGANIGDGYAVFEATHGTAPKYADKDVINPGSVMLSGVMLFDFLGWTEAARLIESSMEKTIAQKYVTYDFERGMQGATKVKTSEFATRMIENMG